The genomic region ACACGATTGCCACCCTAGTACAACCTATTCAATTAAAACTAAAAACATCACCACCTTTCTTTTGCCATGTTTACTTTTTCAAGATACAGGCCAAATAATCCTTATCTCAGTTTTAAATAacaattaaatatttaatttacAAATCTAATGTTATCACGTTTATATAGTTTTCTTTTAAGGTAAACGAGAtgagctaaaaagaaaaagaaaaatataagTATGTGTAAAAGTAAGTGACCAATACCTGTCCGATTTTTACCCAACGAGTATTTTTGATAAACTAACAGGTACACCCTAAACCTACGGGTATGCccaatacccgacgggtaattactGATAAATACCCGACGGGTTTGGGCCGGATACGGGAcaaactttttaattgggtatgggGTTGGAATTGCCTAAACCCGGCCCATTATCATCCCTACTTGAGCTCCATGCCTCCATCCATGACCAAATTCTAGAATTCGAGCCTAGTCTTTTAAAACTCATTCCGAGGGCAGTATTCTTCCATCAGCATTGCCTTTAGTCTTCTCTTCCCAACGTCTagacttgcaagttccaccactTATGGCAGGCGCAACTTGCCGGGCCACCAACTGTGTTATGTCTTCTGAGCTCATCGGGTGGGTGTCTCCTTGGTTGTTACGTGTCGTGCTTGGTGCCATGTTTTCTTTCTAATACACACAAGAAGACGAAATTAGACAATATATAATAAGGTCAGCACATGAACACAAGATGTAAACACCACATAATATATAGATACAATAACTTGTTGCATAATTTACAAAAGATACAAAATGGATGGGGGTACAAAGCCTCGTCTCATCCTAGAATATGACGTGAGCACAACCCGCCCACGATAGGTCTAACGATAGATATGAGAAAACACGCCAATGGTAACGGCAACACGGACTCCAGCACGTGTCCTCGTGGGCTCGGTGTGATCATTAGCCATGGAGATCTCCTGCTCCATAGCAGCAATCATCGGCTCAAGAGCAGCAATCCTCTGCTCAAGAGCAGCAGTCCTCTGCTTCTCAGCAGCAACCTCCTGCTCAGCAGTGGCAACACTCTGAAACCTAGTGAAGATAGCATGGTTGTTGAGCTGCTGCCACTCCTGCTGCTCCTGCTGCTTCTCCCGTAAGTACATCAACCTAGCCTTCAAAGCCTCAAATTGCTCGTCATGCTGGCGCTCCTCCAGTATGCTCCTCAACTCAGCCCTCGCAGCCTCACAGACCATGTCAATTTGGTGCGACTCCTCCTGTATGCTCGTCAACTTAGCCTTCTCAGCCATAACCTCctcctgcttgagctgctgctgCTTCTGCATGCTCATCAACTCAGCCTTAATAGCCTTAACCTCCTCATCAAGCTGCTGCAGCTtctgtaattattattattataacaacATCAACTTTGTAAAAACACAATTGACATGCTAGATCATAGAataaaacaacaacaaaaaactTAAACATCATGGACAAATACCTGTGTTATCCAACCCACCCATTTCGCTACCTCAAATCTAACAAACTAATTCAATATGACGAAGTAAATTTGGAACTAATTGTATGATGGAAATTGTATGTTTAAAGCTTGATGAGTACCTTTCGGGACAATTTGACCAATGACACTCCCAACTTTCATTTTTGTTGTCGAGAGCAATCCCACTTACATAATCATCATACTTTTACACTTGATTTCGCTCACATGTATGATTATAAGCAAAATCGAGTGAAAAAATTAAGTGTAACCTACGATGAATATGCAAGTGGGATTGTCTTGGAAACGAAATGAAGTTAAGAGCGCCACAGGTTAAATTGTCAGTATGTATATAACTAttgattattatcggccaataggTCGTAGTTTAGATCATAACAAGAGTAACACCTGCATGATGAAAGTACCAAGACTTTTCGCCATCTTCATGAGCTGAGGGTTTTGCATAACCTGCTGCTCCATGGTTAAAAAATACTGTCGTTTGACATCAAAAGTCTGCTGAAATTGCTCAGCCATCTTGTTGAATGATGGATCTTTTTCTATTTGCTTTGCTATATCCTTAATTCTTGGATCATGTAACCATACCTGTATGTGTAACACCGttgattaaaaagaaaaataaaaacttgtACGCTAGATTCTTTTTGTTTGATTAAAAGTCAACCTTCTTATATAACCATAATCAAATAATTATGTTTAACTAACCGTATACAATGCATGTGAACTTGCAACACCACCAAACTCTTGTTTTAAACCAAAGAGGCGTTCGTGCAGATGATTAAATGGTTGCTCTATCCCTATCATTttttaaaaacaataaaagtaaCACGATAATTATTCGATTCATGTGCAAGTTAGCATCAAGCTCACCGATTTGTTTAAAAGCTAGCATTATCATCGTGCACACGCACACGCACACAGAGAGAGATTAAGTTATGTATGGTCATGAAAGAAAGGACTGTACATTAAGTAGACCCGGAGACATGAAGGGCATAGCAGGTGCAGCAGGTTGTGCATGTGAAGAGCTTGACCCCAAGAAAACGGCAAGATTAGTTTTCGCTTCTGCATTGGAAAACAAACGTATTTAGAAGTACAACCCTAATCAATCAACTTGGTGAACTGTGCATCTAGAATTATAGAACATAATAAAGATGGCATCCTCAAAAGGCCAAATAAACTAGGTCATCGGCAGCACTTTCTTTTCAAATACCAGCTAACGTTGCACTAGCAAGGATTTGAACCGACACCACTTTTTTAGGGGGCAAGCACCATACCACTAGGTCACTGGTAGGTGCAGAAGATACAAAAGTGAAGTAGAAGAAGGACCCGGTGATCGACAAGAAGCATAGATCCAAGCATAACAATAAAAAC from Helianthus annuus cultivar XRQ/B chromosome 10, HanXRQr2.0-SUNRISE, whole genome shotgun sequence harbors:
- the LOC110885606 gene encoding zinc finger protein 853 isoform X1 — encoded protein: MSKVNEKDAAAAATPETSVGEAKTNLAVFLGSSSSHAQPAAPAMPFMSPGLLNVWLHDPRIKDIAKQIEKDPSFNKMAEQFQQTFDVKRQYFLTMEQQVMQNPQLMKMAKSLGTFIMQKLQQLDEEVKAIKAELMSMQKQQQLKQEEVMAEKAKLTSIQEESHQIDMVCEAARAELRSILEERQHDEQFEALKARLMYLREKQQEQQEWQQLNNHAIFTRFQSVATAEQEVAAEKQRTAALEQRIAALEPMIAAMEQEISMANDHTEPTRTRAGVRVAVTIGVFSHIYR
- the LOC110885606 gene encoding zinc finger protein 853 isoform X2 — protein: MPFMSPGLLNVWLHDPRIKDIAKQIEKDPSFNKMAEQFQQTFDVKRQYFLTMEQQVMQNPQLMKMAKSLGTFIMQKLQQLDEEVKAIKAELMSMQKQQQLKQEEVMAEKAKLTSIQEESHQIDMVCEAARAELRSILEERQHDEQFEALKARLMYLREKQQEQQEWQQLNNHAIFTRFQSVATAEQEVAAEKQRTAALEQRIAALEPMIAAMEQEISMANDHTEPTRTRAGVRVAVTIGVFSHIYR